In Brachybacterium saurashtrense, the genomic stretch CGTCGGCGCCCGGGCGTGCGGGCTCCGGCCGCGGCCCGGGCCGGCCCTCGCTGCGGGCGGCGTCGTGCACCGCGCGCAGCACCGTGGACTCGTCCATCCCCAGCCAGCCGGAGAGTCGTCGCGCGTACTCGGGGCGCATCGCCCGGTCGCGGATCCGTGCGACCACGGGCGCGGCCATGCGCAGGGCCGTGACCTGGCCTTCGACGGTGTCGAGGTCCACCTGGGAGATGGCGGTGCGGATCGCGAACTCGAACAGCGGCCGGCGCGTCTCGATGAGGTCCCGCACGGCCTGGTCCCCCTGGCTGATGCGCAGCTCGCAGGGGTCCATCCCGTGGGGCTCCACGGCCACGTAGGTCTGGGCGACGAAGCGCTGGTCCTCCTCGAAGGCGCGCAGGGCGGCCTTCTGCCCGGCGGCGTCGCCGTCGAAGGTGAACACCACCTCGCCGGCGAGGCCGCGGCCGTCGGTGTTCAGGCGCAGCCCTGCGGAGGGGTTCGAGTCCCCCATCACGCGGCGCACGATCTTCACGTGCTCGGCCCCGAAGGCGGTGCCGCAGGAGGCGACGGCGGTGGTGACCCCGGCCAGGTGGGCGGCCATCACGTCGGTGTAGCCCTCGACCACCACCACCCGGTGCTCGGAGGAGATGGCCTTGCGGGCGATGTCCAGGCCGTACAGCACGCTGGACTTGTGGTAGATCGCGGTCTCGGGGGTGTTGAGGTACTTGGGGCCCTGATCGGACTCCAGCAGCTTGCGGGCGCCGAAGCCGATGGTGTTGCCGGTGATGTCGCGGATCGGCCACACCAGCCGGCCGCGGAAGCGGTCGTAGACCCCGCGCCTCCCCTCGGAGACGAGGCCGCTGGCGGTGAGCTCCTCCTCGGTGAAGCCGCGCCCGCGCAGCACGGAGGTGAGGGAGTCCCAGCCCTCGGGGGCGAAGCCCACGCCGAAGTGGGCGGCCGCCTCCTTGTCGAAGCCGCGCTCGGTGAGGAAGCGTCGCCCCACCTCCGCGGCGGGGGTGTCGAGCTGCTCGCGGTAGTACTCCTCCGCGATCGCGTGGGCGTCCAGCAGGCGCCGCCGGGTGCCGAAGTCCGGACGGTCGCCGCGGCCCTCCCCCGCGTCCTCGTACTGCAGCTGGATGCCGTAGCGGCCGGCCAGCAGCTCCACCGCCTCGACGAAGCTGAGGTGGTTGATCTTCTGGACGAAGGAGATCACGTCCCCGCCCTCGCCGCAGCCGAAGCAGTGCCAGTGGCCCAGCTGGGGGCGGATGTTGAACGACGGGGTCTTCTCGTCGTGGAACGGGCACAGCCCCTTCATCGATCCGATGCCGGCGGTGCGCAGGGTGACGTGCTCGGAGACCACCTCGTCCAGGCGCGCGCGCTCGCGCACCAGGTCCACGTCGGCCCGACGGATCAGCCCTCTCGCCACGCGCTCAGAGCTCCGAGCCGAGGCCGGGCAGGGGCGTGTCCGCGGCGGTGACGTGCGTGAGGGCGCGATCGAACAGCACCTCGTGCAGGCGCCGCGCGGTGACGTCGGTGTAGGAGGCGATCTGGTCGATCACCACGCGGCGGCGGCCGTCGTCGTCCCTCGCGCCGTGCCAGAGCTCTGCGAACTGGGGACTGAGGTACTGGGTGCCGGTGTGCCACAGCCGCGAGTAGAGGTCGCGCAGGATCTCCTCCTGCGCCTCATACACCGGCTGCTGGGAGGCGGAGCTCATCACGTACGCGGCGGCGAGACCCTTGAGCACCGCGATCTCGAGGTGCGTCTGCTCGGGCACCACCACGTCCCCGCCGTACCGGGAGATCGGCCCGTCCCCGTGCGCGGCGCGGGTGGCGGCGATCGCGGAGCGGGTGAAACGGCCGATCAGCTGGCTGGCCATGTCCTTCAGCGCGGCGGCGGAGCGCATGGTGCCGGTGAAGGAGAGCAGCCAGCTGGGCTCGGCCTCGAGCCGGGCGAGGGCGGCGTCGAGCTCCTCGAGGGACTCGCCGGGCATGTACCAGTCCTGCACCACGTACAGCGCGGCGGCGCGCTCCATCGGGTCCTGGAGCTTCCTGAGGTCCAGGGTGAGGCCGGTGATCGCGTCCTCGATGTCGTGGACGGAGTAGGCGATGTCGTCGGCGAGGTCCATCACCTGCGCCTCGAAGCACTTCCGTCCCGGCACGGCGCCCTCGCGCGCCCACGTGTACACCGCGAGGTCGTCGGCGTAGGCCCCGAACTTGGGCGAGGCGGGATCGGGGCCGGCGCCTCGGGTCCAGGGGTACTTGATCGCCGCGTCCACGCAGGCGCGGGTGAGGTTCAGGCCGTAGGGGCGCTGCTCCCCCACCACCTTCGGCTCCAGCCGGGTGAGCAGGCGCAGGGTCTGGGCGTTGCCCTCGAAGCCGCCGAAGTCCGCCGCGAGATCGTCCAGCACCTTCTCGCCGTTGTGGCCGAACGGCGGATGGCCGAGATCGTGGGAGAGGCAGGCGGCGTCGACCACGTCCGGGTCGCAGCCGAGCTCCGCACCGATGTCGCGGCCCACCTGCGCCACCTCGAGCGAGTGGGTGAGCCGGGTGCGCACGAAGTCGTTCGCGCCCGCGCCGAGCACCTGGGTCTTCGCCCCCAGGCGGCGCAGGGCGGAGGAGTGCAGCACGCGGGCGCGGTCGCGCTGGAACGGGGTGCGGGCCTGGGACTTCGGCGGCTCCGGCACCCAGCGTTCGAGGTCGTGGTCGCTGTACCCCACAGGCGGCGCGGCGGGCTGGAGGGACGAGGTCATCGCTCAGCCCCCCGAGATGTCGAGCTCGGCCTCGTGCAGCCGTTCACGGTGCTCGTCGGTGAGGGCGCGGGAGTCCATCCAGCCCGTGGGGACGGTGGCGTTGCGCGGGTGGCCGCTGCGCCCGCGAGGACCCTCGACCCCGGCGCCCGGGTAGGGCGCCTCGAGGTCGAGCTCGGCGAGCTTCGCGTCGAGATCGGCGAGGGACTCCATGGTGGCGAGGCGGCGACGCATCTCCCCTCCCACGGGGTAGCCCTTGAAGT encodes the following:
- the dnaG gene encoding DNA primase, coding for MARGLIRRADVDLVRERARLDEVVSEHVTLRTAGIGSMKGLCPFHDEKTPSFNIRPQLGHWHCFGCGEGGDVISFVQKINHLSFVEAVELLAGRYGIQLQYEDAGEGRGDRPDFGTRRRLLDAHAIAEEYYREQLDTPAAEVGRRFLTERGFDKEAAAHFGVGFAPEGWDSLTSVLRGRGFTEEELTASGLVSEGRRGVYDRFRGRLVWPIRDITGNTIGFGARKLLESDQGPKYLNTPETAIYHKSSVLYGLDIARKAISSEHRVVVVEGYTDVMAAHLAGVTTAVASCGTAFGAEHVKIVRRVMGDSNPSAGLRLNTDGRGLAGEVVFTFDGDAAGQKAALRAFEEDQRFVAQTYVAVEPHGMDPCELRISQGDQAVRDLIETRRPLFEFAIRTAISQVDLDTVEGQVTALRMAAPVVARIRDRAMRPEYARRLSGWLGMDESTVLRAVHDAARSEGRPGPRPEPARPGADAAGQGGTAEEPPLIAAPRLADVVSPRDPVGQVETQSLAVMLQSPQLLDAEKVGSLPDDAFHVPALQGVWDVMLAAGTLLDAVEGSLHPARYLEQVLEIAGETVRPLIVEIANLDLPARDEERLRTLAHSLLDRLTELSITREYSVLKQRLQRTDPADAERYQEIMARLAQVQGRRRALRSSVD
- a CDS encoding deoxyguanosinetriphosphate triphosphohydrolase, with amino-acid sequence MTSSLQPAAPPVGYSDHDLERWVPEPPKSQARTPFQRDRARVLHSSALRRLGAKTQVLGAGANDFVRTRLTHSLEVAQVGRDIGAELGCDPDVVDAACLSHDLGHPPFGHNGEKVLDDLAADFGGFEGNAQTLRLLTRLEPKVVGEQRPYGLNLTRACVDAAIKYPWTRGAGPDPASPKFGAYADDLAVYTWAREGAVPGRKCFEAQVMDLADDIAYSVHDIEDAITGLTLDLRKLQDPMERAAALYVVQDWYMPGESLEELDAALARLEAEPSWLLSFTGTMRSAAALKDMASQLIGRFTRSAIAATRAAHGDGPISRYGGDVVVPEQTHLEIAVLKGLAAAYVMSSASQQPVYEAQEEILRDLYSRLWHTGTQYLSPQFAELWHGARDDDGRRRVVIDQIASYTDVTARRLHEVLFDRALTHVTAADTPLPGLGSEL